One Succinivibrio dextrinosolvens DNA window includes the following coding sequences:
- a CDS encoding IS66 family transposase has protein sequence MSFFHGIDLCGSVQIVLRSSEALQGLQIQPIKILKNEFVIISVDRCNKDIKVDLQELKANFEKIAKQLQEETKSNPAQASLFVALLGIMQLLFGLVESLQQQLANKTLSNKRVADENINGKRSEKKKGVDSSDKNRADNLSSKKKTNQKELKIEHRERVIGYKGKELSTEEADKLIGTTFTGDDGKRYRYTRRLNSSVKQEIEIRLIQTQYYKLEYIEVDEDGNEKISTLRQTALSSKTDFLKKTSVSVNLMAYIIYLWIRLKSPLNRVAVSLAEYGIKLSRQQLYKDVGITSFMLQPVYEHIKTYIKEEKTSV, from the coding sequence TTGTCATTTTTTCATGGAATCGATCTCTGTGGATCTGTACAGATCGTTCTGAGATCTTCTGAAGCACTTCAGGGATTGCAGATTCAGCCCATAAAAATCCTTAAAAATGAGTTTGTTATAATATCGGTAGATAGATGTAATAAGGACATTAAAGTGGATTTACAAGAGCTGAAAGCGAACTTTGAAAAGATTGCCAAACAGTTACAGGAGGAGACTAAATCAAATCCTGCACAGGCATCCCTGTTCGTTGCATTGCTGGGAATAATGCAGCTCTTATTTGGACTTGTAGAATCTCTGCAGCAACAGCTGGCAAATAAGACTCTCTCAAATAAAAGAGTCGCAGATGAAAATATTAACGGAAAACGTTCAGAAAAGAAGAAAGGAGTAGATTCCTCTGATAAGAATCGAGCAGACAATCTATCCTCTAAGAAAAAGACCAATCAGAAAGAGCTCAAAATAGAACACCGTGAAAGAGTTATTGGCTATAAGGGAAAAGAGCTATCTACAGAAGAAGCAGATAAACTCATTGGTACCACCTTCACAGGAGATGACGGTAAAAGATACCGTTACACCAGAAGACTGAATTCCTCAGTAAAGCAGGAAATTGAAATCAGGCTGATACAGACTCAGTACTACAAGCTTGAATATATTGAAGTAGATGAGGACGGAAATGAGAAAATCAGCACTTTAAGGCAAACAGCACTAAGTTCCAAAACAGATTTTCTCAAGAAAACCTCAGTCAGTGTAAACCTGATGGCATATATCATTTATCTGTGGATTAGACTGAAAAGTCCCCTCAACAGAGTGGCAGTTTCACTTGCAGAGTACGGAATAAAGCTATCAAGGCAGCAGCTGTATAAGGATGTAGGAATTACCTCGTTTATGCTTCAGCCTGTGTATGAGCATATAAAGACATACATTAAGGAAGAGAAAACCTCTGTATAG
- the murA gene encoding UDP-N-acetylglucosamine 1-carboxyvinyltransferase gives MTGLKTAKFKIVGGKALDGEVVISGAKNAALPILLSTILTDEKVCLKNVPDLADVKTSFKLLQDLGKKCSYEAETGVAVIEGGVTSHVASYELVKTMRASIMALGPLVAYAGSAEVSLPGGCAIGARPVDLHIKGLKEMGAQINLDDGYIKANAIGAGRLHGGHIIMDKVSVTGTENLMMAACLADGTTVIDNAALEPEVEDLAKCLNKMGANVKGAGTSRIEIEGVEKLHGCDHSVVADRIEAGTYLIAGIATGGIVTCCNTLPSTLDAVLQKLREANALITVDGTSITADMRNRQIKPVTVVTAPHPGFPTDMQAQITVLNALASGVSSVTETIFENRFMHIAELIRMGAKLEIKGNTVICEGVTRLKGAQVMSSDLRASASLVIAGLAAEGTTIVDRIYHMDRGYEHIEKKVRGLGGEIERIY, from the coding sequence GTGACAGGTTTAAAGACTGCAAAATTTAAAATTGTTGGTGGAAAGGCTTTAGATGGTGAAGTTGTTATTTCTGGTGCTAAGAATGCAGCCCTTCCAATTCTTTTGTCCACAATTTTAACAGATGAAAAAGTTTGTTTAAAAAATGTACCTGATTTAGCTGATGTTAAAACCAGTTTCAAGTTATTACAGGATCTAGGTAAGAAGTGTAGTTACGAAGCTGAAACAGGTGTTGCTGTTATTGAAGGCGGCGTAACCAGTCATGTTGCTTCATACGAATTAGTAAAAACAATGAGAGCTTCTATTATGGCTCTTGGTCCTCTAGTAGCCTATGCGGGATCTGCTGAAGTTTCCCTACCTGGCGGATGTGCAATTGGAGCTCGCCCTGTTGACCTTCATATTAAAGGTCTTAAAGAGATGGGGGCTCAGATTAATCTTGATGATGGATACATTAAGGCCAATGCAATTGGTGCTGGAAGACTTCATGGTGGACATATTATCATGGATAAGGTTTCTGTAACAGGTACAGAAAATCTTATGATGGCTGCCTGCTTAGCTGATGGAACCACTGTTATTGATAATGCCGCTTTGGAACCAGAGGTTGAAGATCTTGCAAAGTGTCTGAACAAGATGGGGGCCAATGTTAAAGGTGCCGGAACTTCAAGAATTGAAATCGAGGGTGTTGAAAAGCTTCACGGCTGTGATCATTCTGTCGTAGCAGACCGTATTGAGGCTGGTACATATTTAATTGCTGGTATTGCAACAGGTGGTATTGTTACCTGTTGTAATACATTGCCTTCAACATTAGATGCTGTGCTTCAGAAACTCAGAGAAGCCAATGCTCTGATTACTGTTGATGGCACATCCATTACCGCTGATATGCGCAACAGGCAGATTAAACCTGTAACCGTGGTAACTGCTCCTCACCCGGGTTTCCCTACAGATATGCAGGCTCAGATTACCGTATTGAATGCTCTAGCAAGTGGAGTAAGTTCTGTAACAGAAACAATCTTTGAAAATAGATTTATGCATATCGCTGAACTTATCAGAATGGGCGCAAAGCTTGAGATAAAAGGAAATACAGTAATCTGTGAAGGTGTTACCAGATTAAAGGGAGCTCAGGTTATGTCATCTGATTTAAGAGCATCTGCTTCCCTTGTAATTGCAGGTTTAGCTGCAGAAGGTACTACAATAGTTGATCGTATTTACCATATGGATCGAGGCTACGAGCATATCGAGAAGAAAGTTCGTGGTCTAGGTGGTGAAATAGAAAGAATTTACTAG
- the murB gene encoding UDP-N-acetylmuramate dehydrogenase — protein MFNLCPYNTFGLQVHSENGIIVNSVSDLRKVHADNVIILGHGSDVLFTDDYQGTVIINQIRDLCVEKDGADYIVKAGAGLILDDLISTLISRGIYGLENLSAIPGTVGAAPIQNVGAYGVEIGEFITELKVYDLQRHIQETFTNEDCKFGYRSSYFKKHKERKLVITQVSFRLSSVFSPKLVYKGLQEESFENALALRNKVIELRNRKLPDPKIAGNAGSFFKNPIVNSNIAKDLESKYDNVPIYPMGDGMCKIAAGWLIEKAGCKGITHGNVGTWEKQSLVIVNRGGAKPYEIVALAKYIMAEVFNMFGIKLDPEVRTYDAQGEVSWENL, from the coding sequence ATGTTTAATTTATGTCCATATAACACGTTTGGGCTTCAGGTTCATTCCGAAAATGGAATCATAGTCAACAGTGTATCTGATTTGAGAAAGGTTCATGCTGACAATGTAATCATTCTTGGCCATGGCTCTGATGTGCTGTTTACTGATGACTATCAGGGAACAGTAATCATTAATCAGATCAGAGATCTTTGTGTTGAGAAAGATGGGGCTGATTATATTGTTAAGGCCGGAGCCGGTCTTATTCTTGATGATCTTATCAGTACGCTGATTTCCCGTGGCATATATGGTCTTGAAAATCTATCTGCTATTCCTGGTACTGTAGGCGCAGCTCCTATTCAGAATGTTGGTGCTTATGGCGTCGAAATTGGAGAGTTTATTACTGAATTAAAGGTATATGATCTTCAACGTCATATTCAGGAAACTTTCACCAATGAAGATTGTAAGTTTGGTTACAGGTCTTCTTATTTTAAAAAGCACAAGGAAAGGAAACTTGTAATTACTCAAGTTTCTTTCAGACTTTCTTCTGTTTTTTCTCCTAAACTTGTATATAAGGGGTTACAAGAAGAAAGTTTTGAAAATGCTCTTGCTCTCCGTAATAAGGTAATAGAATTAAGAAATAGAAAATTACCAGATCCTAAAATTGCAGGTAATGCCGGATCTTTCTTTAAGAATCCTATTGTTAACAGCAATATCGCTAAAGATTTAGAATCAAAATATGATAACGTTCCTATATACCCAATGGGGGACGGGATGTGTAAAATTGCAGCCGGCTGGCTTATTGAAAAAGCAGGCTGTAAGGGTATTACTCACGGAAATGTAGGAACCTGGGAAAAACAGTCTCTGGTGATTGTAAACAGAGGTGGCGCCAAACCTTATGAAATTGTAGCCTTGGCAAAATACATCATGGCTGAGGTGTTTAATATGTTTGGTATAAAATTAGATCCGGAAGTCAGAACATACGATGCACAAGGAGAAGTATCTTGGGAAAACCTTTAG
- a CDS encoding biotin--[acetyl-CoA-carboxylase] ligase, with translation MGKPLDILKIIKLLNNAPDLTLDKSLLMTALDASEEDLFSLVKNLSVYSDVIIFENDKFHLKDKVDLLDDMSIFKRVEGSGRIAILDTVDSTNTFMIKNASMLASGDVVIAEIQSDGRGSRGGKWHSGLGKQLTLSVCYIFDSFDKLQGLSVGIGVATAISIERFGFENVLLKWPNDVYLDTLKVGGILIETVPYKNKVKAIIGVGLNVYDDDFGELTRDYGSMYKEKPENFKRNDLAAALINNIKKTCEDFNNGSKRMIFESFKARDEMLGKMIQVDNVQGTFVGRAAGIDNTGALLLAQDDKKISIRSGHITYLKDQ, from the coding sequence TTGGGAAAACCTTTAGATATTTTAAAAATAATAAAGTTACTGAATAATGCTCCTGATTTAACTTTAGACAAGAGCCTTCTAATGACAGCATTAGATGCATCAGAAGAAGATCTTTTCTCTTTAGTAAAAAATCTGTCAGTATATTCTGATGTAATAATCTTTGAAAATGACAAGTTTCACTTAAAGGATAAAGTAGATCTTTTAGATGATATGTCTATCTTCAAAAGAGTTGAAGGTTCTGGTCGTATTGCTATTCTAGATACTGTTGATTCAACCAATACATTCATGATAAAGAATGCGTCTATGTTAGCCTCTGGAGATGTTGTTATTGCTGAAATCCAGTCGGATGGCAGAGGCAGTCGTGGTGGTAAATGGCACTCAGGTCTAGGAAAACAGTTAACCCTTTCTGTTTGTTATATTTTTGATTCTTTTGATAAGCTTCAGGGCCTATCTGTGGGAATAGGTGTTGCAACTGCTATTTCAATTGAAAGATTCGGTTTTGAGAATGTTCTTTTGAAATGGCCTAACGATGTATACCTTGACACATTAAAAGTTGGCGGAATTCTGATCGAAACTGTTCCTTATAAGAATAAGGTTAAGGCTATTATCGGTGTTGGACTAAATGTCTACGACGATGATTTTGGAGAGCTAACGCGTGATTATGGCTCTATGTATAAAGAAAAGCCTGAAAATTTTAAAAGAAATGATTTAGCGGCCGCTTTAATTAATAATATTAAGAAAACATGCGAAGACTTCAATAATGGCAGTAAACGCATGATTTTTGAATCATTTAAAGCAAGAGATGAAATGCTTGGCAAGATGATTCAGGTGGATAATGTTCAGGGAACTTTCGTCGGTCGTGCTGCAGGCATTGATAACACTGGTGCTCTTCTGCTTGCTCAGGATGATAAAAAGATTTCTATCAGATCCGGTCACATTACCTATCTAAAGGATCAGTAG
- a CDS encoding IS66 family transposase yields the protein MRSYIYGIAGERVCIFNHDICRDYDIPKKILLENGIDINTYVETDGFYRGGFNRDENDEILFQHGWCWIHCKRNFCVLMNYGTKTDDTPIDAFIKCHWEKDIEEGRWFCDKISNAFHILHQLTDKCKKDSRLNIVELKNKELRPIIEEICTEANRIYPDIKSTKNEEARRSCSEKFHAAIVYIVNNEDRLKSFLDSPYGLMHSTRIEESFRELDILRNSMMASDTIQGAEHLALIYTLYKTAQLNHIEFETYLRKVISAMTEHMHQIVFEKDARGTITGYKSHSIPSEILDALMPWNMDQAK from the coding sequence ATGCGAAGCTATATCTATGGGATTGCAGGAGAGCGTGTCTGCATATTCAACCATGATATTTGCAGAGACTATGATATTCCAAAGAAAATACTTCTGGAAAACGGCATAGACATAAATACCTATGTAGAAACTGATGGCTTCTACAGAGGTGGCTTCAACCGTGATGAGAATGATGAAATCCTATTTCAGCATGGCTGGTGCTGGATTCACTGTAAAAGAAACTTCTGTGTACTGATGAACTATGGCACTAAGACAGATGACACACCAATCGATGCATTTATCAAATGTCACTGGGAGAAAGACATTGAAGAAGGTCGCTGGTTCTGCGATAAGATTTCCAATGCATTCCATATACTGCATCAGCTTACTGATAAATGCAAGAAAGATAGCAGACTGAATATTGTAGAGCTTAAAAATAAAGAGCTTAGACCAATAATTGAGGAAATCTGTACTGAAGCAAACAGAATTTATCCAGACATTAAGTCAACCAAAAATGAAGAAGCCAGAAGAAGCTGTTCTGAAAAGTTTCATGCAGCTATTGTGTATATCGTGAACAATGAAGATAGGCTCAAATCCTTTCTGGATTCTCCATACGGACTAATGCACAGTACAAGGATTGAGGAAAGTTTTAGAGAACTGGATATTCTCAGGAACAGTATGATGGCATCTGATACTATCCAGGGCGCAGAGCATCTGGCGCTGATATACACTCTGTACAAGACTGCTCAGCTGAATCACATTGAATTTGAAACATATCTGAGAAAGGTTATTTCAGCTATGACAGAACATATGCATCAGATTGTATTTGAGAAAGATGCCAGAGGAACAATTACAGGTTATAAATCTCACAGCATTCCAAGTGAGATTTTAGATGCACTGATGCCTTGGAATATGGATCAGGCAAAATAA
- the coaA gene encoding type I pantothenate kinase, with amino-acid sequence MNVDSSEIAAPFVKFDPNTWASFKHEDEKLTITENELQKFMAFNDKLSLEDVKKIYLPLSSLLRMYFISRHDRLSVIQKFLGFPMDSVPFIISISGSVSVGKTTTAKLLFELIKQWPCKPKVSLITTDGFLYPNAYLEEKMLLGKKGFPVSYDSKRLISFLLDLKEGKPNLKVPVYSHLTYDIVPDSYTIVDRPNVLIIEGVNVLQDATEYPEFRKRAFISDYIDYSIYVDAEEKYLMKWYIDRFLKLKDEAFHDPNCYFHKYANLPDENAASIAKLIWEAVNHSNLVENILPCRNRANLILKKGKDHHIEEVYLRK; translated from the coding sequence ATGAATGTAGACAGTTCTGAGATTGCAGCACCTTTTGTAAAGTTTGATCCAAATACATGGGCTTCATTTAAACATGAAGATGAAAAGCTTACGATCACGGAAAATGAATTACAGAAATTCATGGCATTCAATGACAAATTGTCTTTAGAAGATGTAAAAAAAATTTATCTACCCTTATCTAGTCTTTTACGAATGTATTTCATAAGCAGACACGATCGTTTATCTGTAATACAGAAGTTTCTCGGTTTTCCAATGGATTCCGTTCCTTTCATTATTTCTATATCCGGTTCCGTTTCTGTAGGGAAAACCACGACGGCAAAACTTTTATTCGAACTTATAAAACAGTGGCCTTGTAAACCAAAAGTCAGTCTTATTACCACAGATGGTTTTCTCTATCCAAATGCATATCTTGAAGAGAAAATGCTTCTTGGAAAAAAAGGATTCCCTGTTTCATATGATAGTAAGAGACTTATATCTTTTCTTCTTGATTTAAAGGAGGGAAAACCAAATCTGAAGGTCCCTGTCTACTCTCATCTGACATATGATATTGTTCCGGATTCCTATACTATTGTTGACAGACCTAATGTTCTAATTATTGAGGGAGTTAATGTCCTTCAAGATGCAACAGAATATCCTGAATTTAGAAAGAGAGCTTTTATTTCAGATTATATTGATTATTCAATATATGTTGATGCTGAAGAGAAATATCTAATGAAATGGTATATAGATCGTTTCTTAAAGCTAAAGGATGAAGCTTTCCACGATCCAAACTGCTACTTTCACAAATATGCTAATCTTCCTGATGAAAATGCAGCAAGTATTGCAAAACTTATATGGGAAGCTGTAAATCACTCAAATCTGGTAGAAAATATTCTCCCATGTAGGAACAGAGCGAACTTAATTCTTAAGAAAGGAAAAGATCATCACATTGAGGAGGTATATCTGAGGAAATAA
- the tuf gene encoding elongation factor Tu, producing the protein MAKEKFVRGKVHVNVGTIGHVDHGKTTLTAAITTVLAEKFGGEARKFDQIDNAPEEKARGITINTSHVEYDTANRHYAHVDCPGHADYVKNMITGAAQMDGAILVVAATDGPMPQTREHILLARQVGVPYIIVFLNKCDMVDDEELLELVEMDVRDLLNQYQFPGDDTPIIRGSALGALNGEEKWKESIYKLAETLDSYIPDPKRDVDDPFLLPIEDIFSISGRGTVVTGRVERGIVHVGDEVEIVGIRPTTKTTVTGVEMFRKLLDEGRAGDNVGILLRGTKRDEVERGQVLAAPGTITPHTKFTGQVYVLSKDEGGRHTPFFKGYRPQFFFRTTDITGSIDLKEGVEMVMPGDNTDMTVTLIHPVAMAEGERFAIREGGRTVGAGVVGSIIE; encoded by the coding sequence ATGGCAAAAGAGAAGTTTGTCCGTGGCAAAGTACACGTAAACGTAGGCACCATTGGTCACGTTGACCACGGTAAGACCACTTTAACCGCAGCTATCACAACTGTTCTAGCAGAGAAGTTCGGTGGTGAGGCACGTAAGTTCGATCAGATCGATAACGCTCCAGAAGAGAAGGCACGTGGTATTACCATTAACACCTCTCACGTTGAGTACGATACTGCAAACCGTCACTATGCACACGTTGACTGCCCAGGTCACGCTGACTATGTTAAGAACATGATTACTGGTGCAGCACAGATGGACGGTGCTATTCTAGTAGTAGCAGCAACTGATGGTCCTATGCCACAGACCCGTGAGCACATTCTGTTAGCTCGTCAGGTAGGTGTACCATACATCATTGTATTCCTAAACAAGTGCGATATGGTAGACGACGAGGAATTATTAGAGTTAGTTGAGATGGACGTACGTGATCTATTAAATCAGTACCAGTTCCCAGGCGACGACACTCCAATCATCCGTGGTTCAGCACTAGGCGCATTAAATGGCGAAGAGAAGTGGAAGGAGTCAATCTACAAGTTAGCAGAGACCCTAGATTCATACATTCCAGATCCAAAGCGTGATGTCGATGATCCATTCCTATTACCAATCGAAGATATCTTCTCAATCTCAGGTCGTGGTACTGTAGTAACCGGCCGTGTAGAGCGTGGTATTGTACACGTAGGTGACGAAGTAGAAATCGTTGGTATCCGTCCAACCACCAAGACCACTGTAACTGGCGTTGAAATGTTCCGTAAGTTACTAGACGAAGGCCGTGCTGGTGATAACGTAGGTATTCTACTACGTGGTACCAAGCGTGATGAAGTTGAGCGTGGACAGGTTCTGGCAGCACCAGGCACCATTACTCCACACACCAAGTTCACTGGTCAGGTTTACGTACTAAGCAAGGATGAAGGTGGTCGTCACACTCCATTCTTCAAGGGCTATCGTCCACAGTTCTTCTTCAGAACAACCGATATTACCGGTTCAATCGATCTGAAAGAGGGCGTAGAGATGGTAATGCCAGGAGATAACACCGACATGACCGTAACCCTAATCCACCCAGTAGCTATGGCTGAAGGCGAGAGATTCGCTATCCGTGAAGGTGGCCGTACTGTAGGTGCTGGTGTTGTTGGTTCTATTATTGAATAA
- a CDS encoding homoserine O-succinyltransferase: MPINIPNDLPAKTVLNSEQVFVMTEDRSSHQDIRPLNLLFLNLMPKKINTEIQYMRKLSNTPLQVNITLLRVDDHISKLTPREHMDNFYKSFSEIKDQNFDGMIVTGAALDQIEFADVTYWDALKKILLWSSKHVTSTLFSCWGVAAALKVFYNIDIIFRDKKLSGIYNEKLSEEIDTLTRGFDDVFKAPISRYCEFPLDVINEKTNIRVLASSEETGLYLGVSPDGRQVYVSGHPEYDSDTLLQEYTRDIAAGKNPSIPVDYFPNNDPAKTPLCTWRGHASLLFCNWLNYYVYQETPFDIKSI; encoded by the coding sequence ATGCCTATTAATATACCTAATGATTTACCTGCTAAAACCGTTCTGAATTCGGAGCAGGTTTTCGTTATGACAGAAGATAGATCTTCTCATCAAGATATTAGACCGCTTAATTTATTGTTTCTAAATTTAATGCCTAAAAAGATCAATACTGAAATTCAGTATATGAGAAAGCTGTCTAATACCCCATTGCAGGTAAACATTACGTTACTAAGAGTAGATGATCATATATCCAAGTTAACACCGCGAGAGCACATGGATAATTTCTACAAATCATTTTCAGAAATTAAAGATCAGAATTTTGATGGAATGATTGTAACAGGAGCAGCTTTGGATCAGATTGAGTTTGCTGACGTTACTTACTGGGATGCTCTAAAGAAAATTCTTTTATGGTCATCAAAGCATGTTACCTCAACCTTATTTAGCTGCTGGGGAGTTGCTGCTGCATTAAAAGTTTTTTACAACATTGATATTATTTTTAGAGATAAGAAATTATCTGGTATTTACAATGAAAAACTCTCTGAAGAGATAGATACTCTTACACGTGGTTTTGATGATGTTTTTAAAGCTCCAATTTCCAGATATTGTGAATTTCCTTTAGACGTTATAAATGAAAAAACAAATATAAGGGTTCTCGCTTCAAGCGAAGAGACTGGATTGTATCTTGGAGTATCTCCTGATGGTAGACAGGTATACGTTTCAGGTCATCCAGAGTATGATTCTGACACTTTACTGCAGGAGTATACAAGGGACATTGCCGCAGGAAAAAATCCTTCTATTCCTGTGGATTATTTCCCAAATAATGATCCTGCAAAGACTCCTTTATGCACATGGAGAGGTCATGCCAGTCTTCTGTTCTGCAACTGGTTGAATTACTATGTTTATCAGGAAACTCCATTTGATATTAAATCAATTTAG